The sequence tcaattttaaaaaaacacaaccTCTATCATTCAGCTCCGCCCCTCAATATCATTTCGATTAACTTTAAAACAAGTCTAGAGATCTATTTTCTAACTCCCCGAATCTTCAAGATTTGGGCTAATGTTTAGTTTTTTCCATCGTCATCGTGGGGTTACACTAAAATTGAAGGTGAATTAATAGCCCAATTAGGAGATATATAGGAAACGCCAAtatttcactaaaaaaaatttttaacatCCTCAATATGGGCTAAGAATTCAATTTAGATAGAAAAGAGCTTCTTTACTTCGGATCCCACACGATGACTTGAATTTCATGAAGCTGGTGTCTCTTCTTCTTTCTCTTTTCTTTGATTATTTCCTCCCAGTACAGTTCATCTATATCTGTGACAATTTGTTTTCATTGGTTTCTTTAAATCTTCTACAGAACAGTGTCACTTccttaaaatatataatcatcCTAAAATATCCACTGTAATTAATATTGTCAAAATGTGCTGTAGCTACAGATGTCAAATCAATTTAGATCTCCCTTTAACTATCTCATAGATCAGAAGCCACTTTTGCAGCAGCCAGATTAATGTGTTTATACTGTAACTCAAGTATATTACAATACAAAAAACAAATTGCTTACACTGATGAAGAAGTCTTAGAGTTGGCATATATGGTCCATCACGAATGTTGAAAAATAGAGGCACGTTGTTTACCAGGACCAAATTCAGATGATTTTGACTTcacaaaagaaaaatggagaTATTGTAACATCAGAAACAGAATTAAGGACTGTAGAATATAACTACGGAGTTTCAAGCTATAGGAATTTTCAGAAAGAAAAAAACCATTTTGCAACAATCAGCGGAGACTTTTTTGGCAGCAAATCATCCAACACAGGTTCCAGCCCTGGGTActggggaaaaaaaaagaataggtACACAGCActtgaatattttaataaaatccaGAAGTAACTGTTGCCATTCAATAGGTTAAAAAAGCCAGAATCATTCCGAACCTCATCTGCAACGCTTTGCCGAATTTTTCGTTGCACAGATGCCTTCACTTGATTTTGAGCAGAAACTTCTTCAGATGAAAACCTAAAAGTGGAAATAAGAAGCTTGTCAGATATAAATGCAATGTCAACGGACCAGACGAGGGTCATAAAGAAAGCTAGAGTATCATCATCCAGAAAAAAAGGTCAAACCCAAACTAATAAGGCAGCAGAATCACAAAGGCTGTTCAAATCACAACTAAAGCATTAAATCACCAATATTACAAAGATGAAAAGTGTCTAAGCAGGATTATTTAGAAATTCCTAGCAGCAGCTATAGAAATTAACGGCCGGGTGGAATAAACGAGTAAAAGAGGCATACAGTACTTTTTCACCTGTTAAGCAAGTTCAGAGACCTATGAAAACTAATGGGACAGAAAAGAACCTGTGAAAAATGAAGAACACTTACACAGGCAGCCTTCTGTTTTTAGAAAAACAAAGGAGAGTAGACTGTGGAGAGAATTGCCAATCAAGAAAGTTTTAGTCAAAAGTATGAAATAGGATGGGTATTTCCTTCTCCGTTAATACAATGAAAactattttcaaatagtttatAAAGGCTTTCAGGGGATCGACTCAAATTACAAGTCGAGGATTTTGGCAATGTCTTCACCATCTAGTGTAATTGATAAGCCAGTGAAAAGTATGTTTTTTCAGGAGTCAGGACGAATGCTTAGCATTTATTCAGTCAAGTTGTATGATTTTAGAGGCATGCAAGATTATAATTTACCACCCAATGACATTTTTTAGTGGACGTAGTTGCTTACACGACATTGTTGCACCATGAAATCTTCAATTTTACTgatcaaacaaaacaaaaaacaaatggACCAGGTAAAGAAGTATACTTTCTGATAAACATGAACAGCTAGCAAATAATAAATGCCAATTTGACATATAATTTCCAGCCTATAAGCTGAAGCAAAGAAtcttcataaaataatttccACAGAAGTTCATATTGCAATGTCTTATGCAGCCTAATTGAGAATTAGGACCATTATAAGTCCTTCTTCAACAAATTGGCATCTTCCCCTTTTTTCTTTCTGTTTTTGATCCAACCTATTTGGTTTCAGTAGAGAACgtgatgaaaaataaaaatgccCAATTAACAGCAGTACTCCAATTCcatagaaagaaagaaagaaagaaagaaaggaaaCAACATATATCATTCAACCCACCAACCAAAATTTGTACATATAGGATCACAAGGAAAACCGCCCTGAGTGTGAGATTAAACACAACTAAAAATCGGATATTCAATGCGTTGATCTAGTTTTTCTAAACAATCGAGTGGAATAAAACAAAATCCCAGTAGATTCAATCGAATACAAATAATTTAGCTCTTACTTCTTGAACATTCTTCCGAGAAGTGCGAATAGGGTTTTAGGAAACGTTAGCGGGCAAAATCGATCAACGGTGTCAATTCAATTTAACCCCACactcataattaattttatatatatacaatttcttttccaaaacaaagaaagagtTCTTCCCTGTAGAAACGGAAATTTCAAAACCCCACAAATCAATACTTATCAACGAAATAGAGATCAAAGTTTTAAGTTacgattatattttatatgagatcgagtctcacgaatatttatttttatttttatttttaagatgagttaatgatttctttatttataataaaaaataataatttttcataagtaactcaaataaaatatttgtttcacaaaattgactcacgATATCatcttacatgaatttttgtgttgagtttttgttgtttttcatatttattgctaatataaacttcaaataatgataataataaataaaaaaatttatcatttaataaTAGCCATGATTATGATAACAACAgatgataataataacaattttataacattttataataatattagtaatttaaaaaaattgaataattattaatataaatttttaaaatttatttgttatcaaaaataatttattcaaatcCTTTCTTATTTCTCCTAGAGACCATTATAAGAGTGCAATAGACAAATCATTCAATTATCGTCCTTATTTTCATTTGAAGTTTGACATTTCCATACTATTCAAGATAATTtagtataaaaataattttaagtttaaaaagttttaaaaacataaaaaaaaaacctgatcaattattctttaaaatttatacttggtaacatattttttaaatgcattttcataaaaaaaatataaaaaaacattttcataagttttttttatttataaaacacaaaatataatTCGGAATAAAAGAATTATTCTCCTTAGTGCTATTTCAAATTCGACTTATTGTTAATCCTCTTACCATACACAACTTCCAATCGTTACTTCCGATAAGTCTCCTTTATAAGTCAGTTGAACAGCTTGTTCCTTTATAACATAATTAGCATCATCTTCGGATTTCAGTCAAACAAGAGATATATTATACTCCATCTTGTTTATGGATTCTCAAAGAGTATGAAAAGTTGAGAAATAGTACGCCCAGTTCATTAGACTTTTGACGTAGTAACATAAGCCTGAGGCCAAATCAACTCTTTTATCATTGTgataccaaaaaaaaatgtcTTAAAATTGTGAGAAGAACTTTTGAAATGTATTCCCCATTGGGCCAAGGATTATGGATTGAGCTAGGGGTGTCTGTCTATTCGGCTAcacgatatatatatacaaaatgtTTACTAAATTATTCCACGATTCTTCCCCACTTGCCGCCAACCAAACACTACGTCGTAAGAGCTCAATGTGATAAAGATATGGATATGATGATGAGACTCCACCACCCATTCCTCCAAAAAATCTATCAAGGATAACTCTTCTTTGCTTCATCTGTTTTTTGTTGACCGGAAATCACAGCTGCTATCAAGCAATTGTTTTTAACGAGAAAATGTTGGGAGAATAAATCGAACTCAAGATCATTTAGTTTCTGTTCATCTGTTCTATCAACTCAGTCATGTATAGGTGCAATtataatgttttcaaaaatattaattaatataccaTAATATATTATCTATTCTATTACCTCACTCCATTGGTTCCAACCACTCGGAAAACTATATGTGTGGCCAGAAATTTAATTTGTACTGTTTTCTTGACTGAAACATAGATAactgaaacataattaaaccCCAAGCAAGTAAAAATCAATGAGGAATGCATAAAGAATCGAAAATTAAAATAGGAAGTGCGAGAGATGAATTTATAAACGAAAAGAAGTAgtttgattttataaatttgtaataCATGATATCCTCTTACATTCCAGATGTATCCCCTCGAGATAGAATCGATAAAGGATAGCAGAAAATGAGTTTGATGGAACAAAATATAGAAAAACAATTAACAGAAacttgaaggaaagaaaatgatCGTGCAGTGATCATCAGCTGGAACCAAGAAACGATCGATGACCCTCTAAACAAGTGTCAAAGGGAAAtcatatatatagatttctGGTGCCGGATTTAGTCTGAGCCTGGGGGCTTGTAGGCGATGAAACTAATGCACTGCACTTGGCGGTAGGCGTCGAACCCGAGGACCCTCACGAAGAAGTCGGGATGGATGGTGGAAACCTCCTTTACCTCCTTGATCACCTGGACGGGGTCTGTGCACCCGAACATGGGCAGCTTCCACATTGTCCAGTATCGCCCGTCATAGTATCCCGGGCTCCTGTTGTTCTCACGTTCAATGTATGGCCTCTGCAAATTTCATTACAAACTTCAAAtcccacatatatatatatatactgattATCTTCATGAACCAAATCAATTACCTTCTTCTCGAACTCGAGACAGGGAATGAGCTTAAGCCTGAGAAGGTATTCAACTTGCTTTAGGAGCTGCTCCTCGGTGAGGGGGGGAAGGTAGGAAAGAGTCTCGAATTTCCTCAATCCTTCCGTGGGCCATACCTGCAAGatcgaaaaatatatatacgtatatatgtaaatattcgGGCAGGAGGTGAAATTATGTACAAAGTGTACGTCGCCGGTGTTTCTAGTTCTCAAGCTCTACAAATTAACAAACTTCACCTTTTCAGCTAGCTAGTTTATGCCCAAGAATCAACTTTTCTTACTAATACATAGTGTATGTAATATATATGTGTACCTTCATGCATGAAACTCTACCGCCATTGTTGGCGACAGTGGTGATGTCGGAGGACTTGCGGGTAGCGGGGAAAGCGACTGCGGACTTGAGCCCGGTGAAAGGTGCCACCATGCTGGCTTGCGCCGGAGCGTTGCGGCTCACGGTGGCTGTGGAGGAGAGCATAGAAGAGGCCATCCTTGTACGATTACTGTAAATATGTTATTCGACGATTCAACGAACGTTGTGTTCCTTTATAATGGCGCGCACCCCCTTGCTTCTACTTGATCATCCAAGGGACTGGATTCGCTTACGTTCGGTCTAGGTGAACTTGGGCCGTCGGATGCCTTTTTCCCCTTCGTGACCACATATATTATAAGGATTGCTGCCTTATCGTTTTGCACCCTCCTCGGCGTGCCACGTGGCAGTAACCTTATCTTCACAATGGGACAGTCGTTTGAGGTTGATACTTCAAGTGAACCGTAGCCCTTCGTCACAATGAGGATCACTCTTTGCTGACAAATTAAGACCCATATCCAAATCAATTAATGATTAAGATCACAAGCTAAATTGAAATAAATGAATATTAGCCGTTTGATTCTATTTGTTCTTggtgttttatttattaatcataAGGTCGATTATGAAAGAATAGACCGATCAGACTCAAGTGGCCAAATATCAAAgggaaaattgcaattttagtTATGTAACTTGATACATCTTACAATTTTGatcaataaataatattaaggATTGAATTATTCGAGTCAATTTGATGCACGAAGTCTCAACTTCTAATTTGTAGGTTAAAGCACTTCTACACATTTATATTGGTTCGTGCACTTTTTTTGAGACAAAAGTTACTAACTCTTTTGAATGTTGTTTATCAGACATCAATGTTCTTCTACGTAACTCTTGTAACGAAAATACTCTCACATTACACAAAACTACTATAAAtgtaaacaaaaacaaagagGGGAAATAAAGCAAAATGACACTCAATATTTCAAACGAGATAAACAAAGCTTGATGTTTCTCTTTATTTTTGCATAAATAGATTTTAATGTGCATAATATAGGTTTTGTTATTGTTATATAAGTCATGTATGAGAGTATCAATTCCAAATAAGTAATATTCGATAGATTTAGCAATTCCAGGTGAAAAgataccaaaacaaaaaaaaatgtaagtTATTGGATGAAAATTAAAACATTGACAAATTATAAgagtaaaacaaaaaacaaatcaacttacaaaactaaaattacaattttccccATGTTAGCTATGGGTTAGTAGAATTTGTTGTCTAACACTGTATTTTTTAGTGTTTCACACTCCCCTAGCTTATAAACTTATCATCTTGTGCGTAATTCTTCCgcttataaaatttaatttcattaaaaaattattgtgaGGGAGTCCAAAAGATATACTTCTTTTATTCATATAGTTAACCATGTTAGACGAAATGTAAACACGAAAGAACATGTGGACTATTAtacaaaaagattaaataaaaaataataatatatcaattttgaGTAGATAAAAAGGAATAAAAACTGCAAACTGAAAAAGAAGCATGTAACAAGTATAGTTTTATCAAACTAGATTTGTCCCCGCCGGTGGTGTTTCGAGGATCAAGACGGACAAATTTTTCCCATGATACAACGGTTAATCCTATAACAATCTAGCACGAAGTTACTACACCTATGAACTGAAAAAGTACTTGAACTTTATTACGGAAACTAAGGTAGCATAAGTAAACGAGAAAAAAGAATGAAAGATTTGTTGCCATGTGTTTTGAGGAATCTGGAcacctctatttataggtgcAGGAGATCAATGCAGACAGTCATAGGATGGGCATCCAAAAGGCCAAAATTTGGCCAGCCTAATCACCAAAAATATGTCATCTGAAGCACCAATAGACAGCCAGATGAAAGGTCTCATCGTGAAGCTTCAGCCTGAGTATGTGAAAGGTCTTATCCAGaatggaaaataaaataaatatcaaaatgtGGGTTAGCCTAGGTGGGTGATTTTTGTCTTGATCGATGTAACATTCGACATATCCAGGTCGTGCTTGCATAACAGTCAGCCCTTTTCAGTGCAAATCGGGCCCTTGATTTGCATCATCCATGTTCAGTCACGTGTGAGAAAGAGCCTCCTGACTAATCAATGTTACACCTTCATAAATTATAACTCAATATAAGCTCACATATAATAACTTTATTTTCCTGTATGGGACAAACTCATCATTCCATAATTACACCATCcacttaatattttatattctaaTTTCCATTCATACAAAATGGAAAGCTTAATAGCACAAgacaatttttgaaaacttcGAAGTCTGTCATAGATGTTAATATCGGTACCCATATTATGGAATTTGATGGTGAGATTGCTAAGTTTAATATTTATGATATCATGAAATATCCTCTCGGTGAAAATACAATTAATACTCTTGAAATCACTTGTCACAaggaaattcaaaatttttgataaaaatgatttacaAGAAAGTGTTGAAAGACATGTTGAAATTTCTAATGCTATTTTTTTCCCTCTGATTCATAATCATCTAAAATTGAGCGAAAACTTCCTCCAGACCAACCCAAGCATGTACTGCCGGAAAAATGAGGAAATATTCAAGGGATAGGGATTtccaagaaattcaaagagaaCAAGCATAGACtaaaatttgttatgaaaataCTCAAGTGACATAAAGTAGACAAAATGATCATTTATGAACCACCGTGAGCAACAAGAAAGAATGAAGTCGAGCCAACGACAATAAAAAAGAGACGCTgcttgggaggcaacccaaggagagttagtttattttattttatttttattgatttttttaaatttttatccctTCTTACATTTTAGCTTACATTGAGGACAATGTCTGATTTAGGTACGGATGGGGTATATAGCTTTATTTCTAGTTTCGATTTctagttttcaatttttttgcatttttgtttaaaaaaactggaaaaaaaaaaagaaaaaagaagagagttgaattttttttggggTCCAAAAAATATCTATATCATTTTTTACCTCTCTCGTTTGAATCATGAATACTTCTGATTGCGAGTCTATGAAACAATGATGATTTCTTTGTGTGTAGCTGATTTTGCATTCTTACTATTGCGTTATGGGTAGTTACTCTTGATAATTAGTTGAAAGGAAAAGTGTATGAGATCTAGCAcatatgtcatttttatttgttGTGCTTTGAGCATATGAGCAATCATTATTTCATGCTCCGTTTTCTTTGCTTATGTGTTAGTCGTGCAttattgatttttctagaaCTTTTATTGTTATACATGTATTTGTTAACACCTTGTAATAGATTATGTGCATAAACAAAATGATAAAGCCGTTAGgttcaaaaaaatttcttttgcatCATATGTGTCAAGTTTGGTcgattaaattatgaaaatacaaGGATTTTAGCAGTTATCCCtataattttaaagttaattGTTTGGAACtacatgaataaataatatgttagtcAATCACCAGTTATATAATTGAATAGTGGAACCCCATTGAATCAAAATCTATTAATATTGAATTCTTCATTTTATTCCACTCactttgattgattaatttctcattttaaatttattatttctccCAACCCAACGTGCTAATTTTAATCTTAGTGTTCTATTTAGTTCATATCCCAAAATCtcctctttttatttatttttcctcaaagaaaataaatatctcGTTCCATGTGGATTCGACTACTCACCATTATACTAGTTGTATTTGGAAGTAGAAATTTAAGTTTGCTGCAGAACAACAGCACATCAACAACTATGGTTTATTACCTACCTCATGATGTATCCgtgttttgatttgatatgtTGTTTATGTTGTAGAGATGTTAtccaattaaattgaaatttttgggaaaatgaattatattaatttgGAGGTAAATTGGTTTTGAGTACTGAGACTCTATTAGAAAGTAGGTTGTTAAGTCTCTTTTCTTTTATAGGGATTAATTTGGCCAAATTATAGCTTTAAATTGTCGGGCTAATTGTTTTGATATTGTGTTTGTTGTGAGTAATTTGAGTAACGAGCCACACAGAAGGTGTATTAACGGAAAATACTTGAAGCATTACTATCCAAGTAGTTGGGTGTGAGTACAGAAAGCAGAAAGTTCTTGAAGttgcattattaagaaaatatgagATGTTCTATGGAAATCCATATTGTCTGAAGTAGGTTTTATAAccactttaattaattttgtcATCTTTAGTTTATAAAGTCAATGGTGTATGAAGAAATTCTGTCACAGTATGGAGATATACTTATAAGGCATTCCCTACATAGCATGCTTGTAAATAGTAGTTGAACACttgtgaataaataaaaatagttgTTCATGAATTTTTTCTGTAGTTGTTGTATTCTTGGGGAGTGTATTTGTGGATTTGTTGGTTATTTTTGGCCAAATTAGTGGTAAAGTGAGCTTTGGTTGCTGCATATCTTGAAACATCAATTAGTCTTGTTAAAAAGATGTGGTGACTCTTGTTTTGGTGAGAAATTAAATGGCTTGTTTTGTAGCAAATTTCGTTGTTGCCAATATTTATGTACAATGTTCAAGAAAATGGGCTTGTTAGTCGTTTTGAGAAAATTTGGACAGAGTTTCCTCTGTAAATGTAACATGCCAAAAATACAAATACCTTTAAATAAAGCCCAAGTAGTAAATATGATAACAACATGTTTTGCAGAACAAAGTTTGGCTTTCAAGCCACTTTTGTAAGTTTACAAATTTGAAGAGATCAGTAAAACCGTTTGTCACCAACAAAAATGCAAAAGCAGTGGAAATCAAAATATCAAGCTATAGTCTATATAACGTAAAGTGACAAATGCCAAAGTAGATCAtgtcaacaaaagaaaaatgaaaatcatTCTAAGTTGTGCAAGGGCAACAAAAACAAGTGTTCAAGAAAGGTCAAGGTTCCGCAAATCTTTCCATTTGAAATGACAATCTGGTCGGACTTGTTCAACATCCTTTAGTATGCCTTTCTTAGTTGATATACTTGCTTTTGGTTCACTTGTTATTACCGAGacacttaatattttttttgaggCTGTCAGAGTTGAGGTGACCTTCCTCTCAGAAATCATGTCATCCAACCTTCTTTCTGTCTTGAAATTTCCAAGTTGTATTAATATTTCTGAGCACGTGGAACTAGAATATTTGAAAGCTGGGATAGAGGGAGCGGTAGGTTGATAGTTTCAGAGGATAAAAGGATATGACTGTAGGAAAGATAAAAACTTGGATTGAAACCACCATTATTTCGGAATCTTCAACAGAATCGGTGAAGGCCTGCAATTGTGAACAAATATCATAATAAAGAATcatttatttggtttttatagCAAGGCATACCTAGGAACAAAGGTGGTGTTGGCAGCCAAAGGAAGATCAGAGTTATCTCGAAGGGTTGGCACTGGGAGACGGAGGATCACTAGCCATTCCAGCAAGTAAAGCAAAATAAATCAATACACTTGATTAATGTGGTGAAGAGGCCCTCCTTAGTTGACAGCCAAGTAATGGCTATTAAACAAGCCACAACAAACAAACAAGATGTTGGTTCTCTTTGAAGTGAAACCGAGATCAAGCCAATTAGACACCTTGTATACTTGAACGAAGttacatgaaaaaaaatgtagACAAGATCTCCAGAAAAAACAAAAAGCATATGGCACAAGGATTACATAGAATGGCCAGCAAAGATCGGGGAAGATCGAAATCTCAAGTGTGAAGcttatcttgaaaatttggaatttTTGTTTACATATCCGGGGACCTAGAAGCACAAGCATGA comes from Primulina huaijiensis isolate GDHJ02 chromosome 5, ASM1229523v2, whole genome shotgun sequence and encodes:
- the LOC140976480 gene encoding ribulose bisphosphate carboxylase small subunit, chloroplastic-like, which produces MASSMLSSTATVSRNAPAQASMVAPFTGLKSAVAFPATRKSSDITTVANNGGRVSCMKVWPTEGLRKFETLSYLPPLTEEQLLKQVEYLLRLKLIPCLEFEKKRPYIERENNRSPGYYDGRYWTMWKLPMFGCTDPVQVIKEVKEVSTIHPDFFVRVLGFDAYRQVQCISFIAYKPPGSD